Proteins encoded together in one Lathamus discolor isolate bLatDis1 chromosome 3, bLatDis1.hap1, whole genome shotgun sequence window:
- the C3H1orf52 gene encoding UPF0690 protein C1orf52 homolog, whose amino-acid sequence MAADGGDPLGYFAAYGSSSSDSEAEEPQPDERHAGAGAAAGGSPGRRARLPPPDELFRRVSQPPAFLYNPLNKQIDWESRVLRAPEEPPKEFKVWKNNAVPPPESYTPPEKKPPPPPGLDMAIKWSNIYEDNGEDAPRQTGRAKFLPEEEQEHLESDGEKDDEPASAKKRKLDSGEQTKKKKKL is encoded by the exons ATGGCGGCGGACGGAGGGGACCCGCTGGGCTATTTCGCGGCCTACGGCAGCTCCAGCTCGGACTCGGAGGCCGAGGAGCCGCAGCCCGACGAGCGGCACGCGggggccggggcggcggcggggggcagcccggggcggcgggcgcggcTGCCGCCGCCCGACGAGCTGTTCCGTAGGGTGTCGCAGCCGCCCGCCTTCCTCTACAACCCGCTCAACAAGCAGATCGACTGGGAGAGCCGCGTCCTGCGGGCGCCCGAGGAG ccccCCAAGGAGTTCAAGGTGTGGAAGAACAACGCCGTGCCCCCGCCCGAGAGCTACACCCCGCCCGAGAAGAAGCCCCCGCCGCCCCCTGGCCTGGACATGGCAATAAAGTGGTCCAACATCTACGAGGACAACGGCGAGGACGCGCCGCGACAGACGGGCAGGGCCAAGTTCCTGccggaggaggagcaggagcacctCGAGTCGG atggtgagaaagaTGATGAACCAGCTTCTGCCAAGAAACGTAAACTGGACTCTGGGGAGCagacaaagaagaagaagaagttATGA